One genomic region from Accipiter gentilis chromosome Z, bAccGen1.1, whole genome shotgun sequence encodes:
- the AK6 gene encoding adenylate kinase isoenzyme 6 has protein sequence MKRPNLLLTGTPGVGKTTLGKELASRMGMTYINVGDVAKEGELYEGFDEEYDCPILDEDRVIDELEDKMSEGGVIVDYHGCDFFPERWFHIVFVLRTENSFLYDRLESRGYKGKKLQDNLQCEIFQTLYEEAMLSYREEIVHQLPSNTPEDLERNLDQIMQWIEQWMKDNN, from the exons ATGAAGCGGCCCAACCTTCTGCTGACCG GTACTCCGGGTGTTGGGAAAACCACACTCGGAAAAGAACTTGCGTCAAGAATGGGAATGACCTATATTAACGTGGGCGACGTGGCAAAAGAAG GAGAACTCTATGAAGGTTTTGATGAGGAATACGATTGTCCGATTTTGGATGAAGACAGG gTAATTGATGAACTGGAAGATAAAATGAGTGAGGGTGGAGTTATTGTCGATTATCACGGCTGTGATTTTTTCCCTGAACGGTGGTTTCATATAGTATTTGTACTTCGTACGGAAAATTCATTTCTGTATGACAGACTTGAAAGCAG GGGCTACAAAGGGAAAAAGCTGCAAGACAACCTTCAGTGTGAAATTTTTCAGACACTGTATGAGGAAGCTATGTTGTCATATCGAGAGGAAATTGTACACCAGTTACCCAGCAACACTCCAGAAGACCTAGAGAGAAATTTGGATCAGATTATGCAATGGATTGAGCAATGGATGAAGGACAACAATTGA